A single Triticum dicoccoides isolate Atlit2015 ecotype Zavitan chromosome 2A, WEW_v2.0, whole genome shotgun sequence DNA region contains:
- the LOC119357967 gene encoding uncharacterized protein LOC119357967, translating to MKEGLTVRRACQIINHEWLSGDVIDAYSSFLLDKVNDDRFMLTTWRIHWLLHVRPEKKTAGNDYEAESHSNGPVNRCEDEYFKKSKTYIPLNKQNNHWITVVMHSGKREFQVLDSLMTGKLDTVTRELVEDLRKQLAEDIQEVNATRIVNYPDVSKWPIQTYDMPKQHDG from the exons ATGAAAGAAGGTCTCACTGTGAGGAGAGCTTGTCAGATTATTAACCATGAGTGGCTAAGTGGCGAC GTAATTGATGCATACTCATCATTTTTGCTCGACAAAGTTAATGATGATCGTTTCATGTTAACAACTTGGAGGATACATTGGTTGCTTCACGTTAGACCCGAAAAGAAGACCGCCGGTAATGATTATGAAGCAGAGTCGCATAGTAATGGACCCGTGAACAGATGTGAGGACGAGTATTTCAAAAAATCAAAG ACTTACATTCCTCTAAACAAACAAAATAATCACTGGATTACTGTCGTCATGCATAGCGGAAAAAGAGAGTTTCAGGTTCTTGACTCGTTGATGACCGGAAAACTTGACACTGTTACTAGAGAACTCGTTGAGGACCTG AGAAAACAACTAGCAGAAGATATCCAAGAAGTAAATGCAACCAGAATTGTGAATTATCCGGATGTTTCCAAGTGGCCTATTCAAACGTATGACATGCCAAAACAACATGATGGGTGA